One Chiloscyllium plagiosum isolate BGI_BamShark_2017 chromosome 12, ASM401019v2, whole genome shotgun sequence DNA window includes the following coding sequences:
- the rs1a gene encoding retinoschisin 1a isoform X2 produces the protein MKGENILFSILLVFEAFSSLSAAQNENLQQSCNKTCKCDCKDGPNTIWGMAPGSSMLECMPECPYHRALGFESGVVTEDQIGCSNEDQYTGWYSSWIPNKARLNSQGFGCAWLSRYQDNQQWLQIDLKMIRVISGIITQGRCDADEWMTKYSVQYRSDKTFNWVYYKDQTGNNRVNGTGQALQNHGIAS, from the exons ATGAAGGGAGAAAACATTCTATTTTCCATTCTACTCGTATTTGAAG CTTTTTCATCTTTATCTGCTGCTCAG AATGAAAATCTACAACAGTCATGTAACAAGACTTGCAAATGTGATTGCAAGGATGGACCCAACACAATTTGGGGAATGGCACCAGGATCCTCAATGCTAGAATGTATGCCAG AGTGTCCTTATCACCGAGCTCTTGGGTTTGAATCTGGAGTTGTAACAGAAGACCAGATAGGTTGTTCCAATGAAGACCAATATACAGGATGGTATTCCTCATGGATACCAAACAAAGCAAGACTCAACAGTCAAGGTTTTGG gTGCGCATGGCTGTCAAGGTATCAAGATAATCAGCAATGGCTTCAGATTGACCTGAAGATGATCAGAGTTATTTCTGGCATCATTACTCAAGGACGATGTGATGCTGACGAATGGATGACAAAGTACAGTGTTCAGTACAGATCTGACAAAACCTTTAATTGGGTTTACTATAAAGACCAGACTGGAAACAATCGG
- the rs1a gene encoding retinoschisin 1a isoform X1: protein MKGENILFSILLVFEAFSSLSAAQNENLQQSCNKTCKCDCKDGPNTIWGMAPGSSMLECMPECPYHRALGFESGVVTEDQIGCSNEDQYTGWYSSWIPNKARLNSQGFGCAWLSRYQDNQQWLQIDLKMIRVISGIITQGRCDADEWMTKYSVQYRSDKTFNWVYYKDQTGNNRVFYGNSDRTSSVQNFLRPPIVAQYIRIKPLGWHVRIAIRMELLECMNKCQS, encoded by the exons ATGAAGGGAGAAAACATTCTATTTTCCATTCTACTCGTATTTGAAG CTTTTTCATCTTTATCTGCTGCTCAG AATGAAAATCTACAACAGTCATGTAACAAGACTTGCAAATGTGATTGCAAGGATGGACCCAACACAATTTGGGGAATGGCACCAGGATCCTCAATGCTAGAATGTATGCCAG AGTGTCCTTATCACCGAGCTCTTGGGTTTGAATCTGGAGTTGTAACAGAAGACCAGATAGGTTGTTCCAATGAAGACCAATATACAGGATGGTATTCCTCATGGATACCAAACAAAGCAAGACTCAACAGTCAAGGTTTTGG gTGCGCATGGCTGTCAAGGTATCAAGATAATCAGCAATGGCTTCAGATTGACCTGAAGATGATCAGAGTTATTTCTGGCATCATTACTCAAGGACGATGTGATGCTGACGAATGGATGACAAAGTACAGTGTTCAGTACAGATCTGACAAAACCTTTAATTGGGTTTACTATAAAGACCAGACTGGAAACAATCGG GTATTTTATGGGAACTCAGACAGAACATCATCTGTGCAGAATTTTCTGCGCCCTCCAATTGTTGCTCAATACATCAGGATTAAGCCCTTGGGCTGGCATGTTCGGATCGCTATCAGAATGGAGCTGCTTGAATGCATGAATAAATGCCAGTCATAA
- the rs1a gene encoding retinoschisin 1a isoform X3 produces MKGENILFSILLVFEAFSSLSAAQNENLQQSCNKTCKCDCKDGPNTIWGMAPGSSMLECMPECPYHRALGFESGVVTEDQIGCSNEDQYTGWYSSWIPNKARLNSQGFGCAWLSRYQDNQQWLQIDLKMIRVISGIITQGRCDADEWMTKYSVQYRSDKTFNWVYYKDQTGNNRELT; encoded by the exons ATGAAGGGAGAAAACATTCTATTTTCCATTCTACTCGTATTTGAAG CTTTTTCATCTTTATCTGCTGCTCAG AATGAAAATCTACAACAGTCATGTAACAAGACTTGCAAATGTGATTGCAAGGATGGACCCAACACAATTTGGGGAATGGCACCAGGATCCTCAATGCTAGAATGTATGCCAG AGTGTCCTTATCACCGAGCTCTTGGGTTTGAATCTGGAGTTGTAACAGAAGACCAGATAGGTTGTTCCAATGAAGACCAATATACAGGATGGTATTCCTCATGGATACCAAACAAAGCAAGACTCAACAGTCAAGGTTTTGG gTGCGCATGGCTGTCAAGGTATCAAGATAATCAGCAATGGCTTCAGATTGACCTGAAGATGATCAGAGTTATTTCTGGCATCATTACTCAAGGACGATGTGATGCTGACGAATGGATGACAAAGTACAGTGTTCAGTACAGATCTGACAAAACCTTTAATTGGGTTTACTATAAAGACCAGACTGGAAACAATCGG
- the rs1a gene encoding retinoschisin 1a isoform X4 yields the protein MAPGSSMLECMPECPYHRALGFESGVVTEDQIGCSNEDQYTGWYSSWIPNKARLNSQGFGCAWLSRYQDNQQWLQIDLKMIRVISGIITQGRCDADEWMTKYSVQYRSDKTFNWVYYKDQTGNNRVFYGNSDRTSSVQNFLRPPIVAQYIRIKPLGWHVRIAIRMELLECMNKCQS from the exons ATGGCACCAGGATCCTCAATGCTAGAATGTATGCCAG AGTGTCCTTATCACCGAGCTCTTGGGTTTGAATCTGGAGTTGTAACAGAAGACCAGATAGGTTGTTCCAATGAAGACCAATATACAGGATGGTATTCCTCATGGATACCAAACAAAGCAAGACTCAACAGTCAAGGTTTTGG gTGCGCATGGCTGTCAAGGTATCAAGATAATCAGCAATGGCTTCAGATTGACCTGAAGATGATCAGAGTTATTTCTGGCATCATTACTCAAGGACGATGTGATGCTGACGAATGGATGACAAAGTACAGTGTTCAGTACAGATCTGACAAAACCTTTAATTGGGTTTACTATAAAGACCAGACTGGAAACAATCGG GTATTTTATGGGAACTCAGACAGAACATCATCTGTGCAGAATTTTCTGCGCCCTCCAATTGTTGCTCAATACATCAGGATTAAGCCCTTGGGCTGGCATGTTCGGATCGCTATCAGAATGGAGCTGCTTGAATGCATGAATAAATGCCAGTCATAA